Proteins encoded together in one Carya illinoinensis cultivar Pawnee chromosome 3, C.illinoinensisPawnee_v1, whole genome shotgun sequence window:
- the LOC122305626 gene encoding cytochrome b561 domain-containing protein At4g18260-like, whose translation MLLLQKLVCFVIPASIFILALPVVCSSQEHAKNASKKDHLDKLSAKFLYEITLHGLLLWASMGFLMPVGILIIRMSNREESGRRLRILFYVHAILQILVVLLATAGAVLSIKNFNNSFNNYHQRIGVALYGIIWLQPLVGVVRPQRGSKGRSVWFFVHWLLGTAVSLLGILNVYSGLQAYHEKTSRSIRLWIIIFTAEMSFIAFLYLLQDKWVDMQNQGVIMASEPIRPTEKEVSTRDTEKELMIKSC comes from the exons ATGCTGCTACTGCAGAAATTGGTTTGTTTCGTCATTCCAGCAAGTATTTTTATTCTTGCTCTACCAGTTGTTTGTTCATCTCAAGAACATGCAAAAAATGCAAGTAAAAAAGACCACCTTGAtaag CTGAGCGCAAAATTTCTGTATGAGATTACACTCCATGGCCTTCTCCTCTGGGCTTCAATGGGGTTCTTGATGCCTGTTGGGATACTTATTATAAGAATGTCAAACAGAGAAGAAAGTGGGAGAAGGCTCAGAATTCTGTTCTATGTTCATGCGATTTTACAG ATACTGGTGGTACTTCTTGCCACGGCAGGAGCAGTACTGTCCATCAAAAACTTCAACAATTCCTTCAACAATTATCATCAAAGAATAGGGGTAGCCCTATATGGTATCATATGGCTGCAACCACTCGTTGGGGTTGTAAGGCCACAGAG GGGGTCCAAAGGAAGGAGTGTATGGTTTTTTGTGCATTGGCTACTTGGAACTGCAGTATCCCTACTTGGAATTCTGAATGTATATTCAGGTTTACAAGCCTATCATGAAAAGACATCAAGAAGTATAAGGCTTTGGATTATCATTTTCACCGCTGAGATGTCCTTCATTGCCTTCTTGTACCTGCTGCAAGACAAATGGGTGGATATGCAAAATCAAGGAGTCATTATGGCCAGTGAACCCATAAGGCCAACTGAAAAAGAGGTTTCTACAAGAGACACTGAAAAGGAGTTGATGATTAAGTCTTGTTGA